In Paenibacillus guangzhouensis, a single window of DNA contains:
- a CDS encoding COX15/CtaA family protein, with the protein MITTRYRWLAWSTFIGMFLVLLAGALVTKTGSGRGCGDDWPLCNGKFIPAYTVESLIEYSHRMVTGIVGILVLLTFLYTWRYLREHTEAIVYAGGTLLFTVVQALMGAAAVLWPQQPAVMALHFGISLLAVASSMLLVVWIRRLERMGDSGHSTFLPKSMYFMSWGIWVFCYVVVYLGAYIRHLEVEAGCMGWPLCNGQLIPYLGGASGIVFLHRVAAAVLFLLIAGFYFFVRRRETNGEPSMLRKAAMYAIIFVVAQIFSGGLLNETIHNEDVYLFASLLHNVLATALFSILTDIAIRSWKHRIR; encoded by the coding sequence ATGATCACCACCCGATATCGATGGTTGGCGTGGTCGACGTTCATCGGGATGTTCCTCGTGCTGCTTGCCGGGGCGCTGGTGACGAAGACGGGTTCAGGTCGCGGCTGCGGTGATGATTGGCCGCTGTGTAACGGCAAATTTATTCCGGCTTATACCGTAGAATCGTTGATTGAATATTCGCATCGCATGGTCACAGGGATTGTAGGGATTCTCGTCCTGCTGACATTTCTATATACATGGCGATACTTGAGAGAGCACACTGAAGCTATCGTCTATGCTGGTGGAACCTTGCTTTTCACTGTCGTCCAAGCATTAATGGGGGCGGCAGCAGTCCTATGGCCTCAACAGCCTGCCGTGATGGCGTTACACTTCGGCATCTCATTGCTCGCTGTTGCCAGCAGTATGCTGTTGGTCGTCTGGATCAGGCGCCTCGAGCGAATGGGCGATTCGGGCCATTCGACATTCTTGCCGAAGTCCATGTATTTCATGTCCTGGGGCATCTGGGTCTTTTGTTATGTCGTGGTCTATCTCGGGGCGTATATCCGCCATTTGGAGGTCGAAGCGGGCTGTATGGGTTGGCCGTTATGCAACGGACAGCTGATTCCTTATCTAGGAGGCGCTTCAGGCATTGTGTTCCTCCACCGGGTTGCTGCCGCGGTCTTATTTTTGCTCATCGCAGGATTCTATTTCTTCGTGCGTCGGAGGGAAACGAACGGTGAGCCATCCATGCTGCGGAAGGCCGCAATGTATGCCATTATTTTTGTGGTCGCTCAAATCTTCAGCGGTGGGCTGCTGAACGAGACGATCCATAACGAAGATGTATACCTTTTTGCAAGTCTGCTTCATAATGTGCTGGCGACCGCATTGTTCAGTATTCTGACGGATATCGCCATCCGATCCTGGAAGCATCGAATTAGATAA
- a CDS encoding tyrosine-type recombinase/integrase: MRGQSDNDKRKELLAQDDILLSNNNDSSGAFVLLSHDEIMNIADHSLSYRNRALIMFMYETGMKRQELIDCKLQDINFEKQIVNIKDTKGNVDRIGYFSDETHQALKEHLSEWESGVHQVNETRKQNSRKTGRSYKPIIISDYLFQTHRSQRLTYATVIKAFQDASYDYFLNVYIEEGKPEEEIRRMAEENSGKINTETLRHSRRTFLFTEGKTVVQVQKIMGDENYHECERYMKISQQLYPEKFM, from the coding sequence ATGAGAGGACAATCTGACAATGATAAACGAAAGGAACTTTTAGCTCAAGATGATATTCTCTTGTCTAATAATAATGATAGTTCTGGTGCGTTCGTTTTACTTTCTCACGATGAGATTATGAATATAGCTGATCATAGTTTAAGTTACCGTAACCGAGCGTTAATTATGTTTATGTATGAAACAGGTATGAAGCGGCAGGAATTGATTGATTGTAAATTACAAGATATTAATTTTGAGAAACAAATTGTTAATATAAAAGATACGAAGGGAAATGTTGATCGAATAGGATATTTCTCCGATGAAACACATCAAGCATTGAAAGAGCATCTGTCGGAATGGGAAAGTGGAGTGCATCAAGTCAATGAAACCCGAAAACAAAACAGTCGAAAAACAGGCAGGTCTTACAAACCCATTATCATTAGCGACTATCTTTTTCAAACACATAGAAGTCAACGTCTGACTTATGCAACAGTAATTAAGGCATTTCAGGACGCAAGTTATGATTACTTCTTAAACGTATATATAGAAGAAGGAAAACCTGAAGAAGAAATAAGAAGAATGGCAGAAGAGAATTCTGGCAAAATCAACACTGAAACATTAAGACATTCTAGACGAACGTTTTTGTTTACAGAAGGTAAGACAGTTGTTCAAGTTCAAAAAATAATGGGTGATGAAAATTACCATGAATGCGAAAGATATATGAAGATTTCACAGCAACTATACCCAGAAAAGTTTATGTGA
- a CDS encoding AAA family ATPase produces the protein MECVIFVGIQASGKSTFYKEKFFKSHMRINLDMLKTRNREDIYLAASIKAMQPFVVDNTNPTMDDRRKYIEIAKENKMKVIGYYFEPDYDLSYSRNEKRYGKEKVPEIALKSTSKKLQKPSYAEGFDELFIVRSLNGNFLIEKME, from the coding sequence GTGGAGTGTGTAATTTTTGTAGGAATTCAAGCTTCGGGAAAATCAACATTTTACAAAGAGAAATTCTTTAAGTCTCATATGCGGATCAACCTTGATATGTTAAAAACAAGAAACCGCGAGGATATATATTTAGCAGCATCTATTAAAGCTATGCAGCCATTTGTTGTTGACAATACCAATCCAACAATGGATGACAGAAGGAAGTATATCGAAATAGCAAAGGAAAATAAGATGAAGGTTATTGGTTATTACTTCGAACCTGACTATGACCTGTCTTATTCAAGAAATGAGAAAAGGTATGGTAAAGAAAAAGTACCTGAAATTGCACTTAAGAGCACTTCAAAGAAGTTACAAAAGCCTTCATACGCTGAAGGATTTGATGAGTTGTTTATAGTTAGATCATTAAATGGAAATTTCTTGATTGAAAAAATGGAATAA
- a CDS encoding DUF2500 family protein, whose product MDNQILFYITVGLLLLGLYIVYLKRSNETFHATIIDKDEETFTVMGSANKATSRTIIFLKDNGASVSVTVMNPAKYEKMKIGDSGIVTVKGSLLVEFKKIDNTKEEQ is encoded by the coding sequence ATGGATAATCAAATCTTATTTTATATTACTGTAGGATTATTATTGCTTGGTTTATACATCGTTTATTTGAAAAGATCCAATGAGACGTTTCATGCAACCATTATTGATAAAGATGAAGAGACGTTTACTGTCATGGGATCAGCAAATAAAGCAACGTCACGGACAATCATCTTTTTAAAAGATAATGGTGCAAGTGTCTCAGTAACAGTCATGAATCCCGCAAAATATGAAAAGATGAAGATTGGAGATTCAGGCATCGTCACAGTAAAAGGCAGTTTGTTAGTGGAATTCAAGAAAATCGACAATACAAAGGAGGAGCAATGA
- a CDS encoding tRNA(His) guanylyltransferase Thg1 family protein translates to MKQFFHQIKEIKNEKDNFGDRMKGYENTFRQILPNRLPVIIRIDGCHFHTFTRGLKKPFDELLTNAMWETCKFLAQNIMGCKLVYHQSDEISLLLTNYDKLTTQSWFENNLQKIVSVSASLATAKFNEVIKGYYPEKQLATFDARAWVLPHDEVTNYFLWRQQDASKNSISMVAQANFPHNQLEGLDGKKLQDKLFLEKGINWNDLPVWQKRGVCITKQYYKKGEATRSKWDVDYETPIFSQDREYINQYVYLNKDE, encoded by the coding sequence ATGAAACAATTCTTTCATCAGATAAAGGAGATAAAAAATGAAAAAGATAATTTCGGAGACAGAATGAAGGGGTATGAGAATACATTCAGACAAATTTTACCTAATAGGCTTCCTGTAATTATTCGGATTGATGGTTGCCACTTTCATACCTTTACAAGAGGATTGAAAAAACCATTTGATGAATTGTTAACGAATGCAATGTGGGAGACATGCAAGTTTTTAGCACAGAATATTATGGGCTGTAAACTAGTGTATCATCAGAGTGATGAGATCTCCTTACTCCTTACCAATTATGATAAACTAACGACTCAATCTTGGTTCGAAAACAATCTTCAAAAAATCGTTTCTGTGTCTGCTTCGCTTGCAACCGCAAAGTTTAACGAAGTAATTAAGGGATACTATCCTGAGAAGCAATTAGCGACTTTTGATGCTAGAGCATGGGTGCTACCTCACGATGAAGTAACTAACTATTTTCTTTGGAGACAACAAGACGCAAGCAAGAACAGTATTTCAATGGTTGCACAGGCAAACTTCCCGCATAATCAACTGGAAGGCCTAGATGGTAAGAAGCTCCAAGATAAGCTATTTTTAGAAAAAGGGATCAATTGGAACGACTTGCCCGTTTGGCAAAAGCGTGGTGTGTGCATTACTAAGCAGTATTATAAAAAAGGCGAAGCTACTCGCAGTAAATGGGATGTCGATTATGAAACACCAATTTTTAGTCAGGATCGAGAATACATTAATCAATATGTCTATTTGAATAAGGATGAATAA